The nucleotide sequence gggaagaatgtccatagcaagatccatccatgcttcaaagatcacaaaattcatccaaatacactcaagaatgacatgacataaggcatttgaagtcaaaatttgttatttcaagcaaaaactagaaaaacctaaattcccacccccacacttaaaatatgcaatgtcctcaatgcatagaataggtgaaaatagaaataaaaaaatagagatagaacaataaaacctgggttgcctcccaaaagcgcttAGTGTCATGTCATGTaaggagcataagctttcattACCACCGTTTCCTTAGGAAAgacatgtttcttcattttcttagtcttcatcttcttctttttcttgctcttctttttcttcttcttgagatctgcaacttgagacttttgaccttcaatttcagcttgggaggctgCCTTGAGAACGTCATGTTCAACTTTTGAATCTTGGCATAGGAAAACTTCCATcggaatatatggagcttccttctcaagagtgtTGGGAATGACCAtatcaatatgctccacttggaggcattgttgagaaacctcctcttgccttctattgccaaatactttaaaagtgatttggtcacctcccgcacctctcaaagtacgcttccctttttcaacatctatcaaagctctcccggtgctcaagaatgaccttcccaagattatgggagtagtgggGTTGActtccatatccaagataagaaaatccaccgaGAACATAAGCTCACCCACCTTTACAAGAACATCCTCTactatgccaagagggtactttatagatctatccgccatttacaaagacaccgtggttggactaatctccttcatcccaatttgcttcacaaccgacaatgacatcaaattgatactagctccacgatcacacaaggatctctcaatcaaggtgttacctatagtgcacgggattgtgaaacttcctggatcttcttatttaattgggagcttcctttgcacaatgacaCTACACTCTTTGGTtagttgtatcttttcatgctccttcaatctcctctttttagataagatctccttcatgaatttggcatagcaaggaatttgctctaaggcCTCGGcgaaggggatgttcacttgatgctttttgaatacctccaaaaatttagagaattgatcatcattcttcttagtgctcttcaatctttgaggaaatggaattagaggcacataagccttgattggaggtgcaggaagtgaactatcaggccaatccagCTCAACTGCATACTGCGTAGGCATATTTCTCCcatttttttgacttttcatCATTTCTGGAACTGGCCGATAGATCGggatggggtccgatcgatcgaaaatgtcCCCTAGAtaattttcagcttcttttttgCACTTCTCCTCCTTCTGCAAAATTTTTACCTTTTCGGCATCTAGATCAAAAGCATTTTTAACCATCTTACCAGTTTGGAGAGTAATTGTCACGCATTGCTCCTTCtctttcccttttggattcacctccgattggcttggcaatgtacctctttctctatatgacaaagtgttagctatttgccccatttgtacctcaagattccggatggaactcccatagttttgcatcaaagttgcatgagcttgtagagtggcatcgattttgctcatgtattgctccgtccttgtcataaattgggagtatgagttgtaagtgtatctaagcctccggctagctttgagaacatctcatcaatatccattttcttctcttgagGCTGCACTAGAtattgaggattttgcacattttgagtattgctccaagagaagttggcgTGATTCCTAAATTCCGGATTGTAGatgttggaataaggatcattgcgggaTTGATTGAAGTTACTTCccccaatggcattcacttgctcactagagttagaagaagaagcaataagacattgccccgtaggatggcgtccacaacaataatcacaagaaatataggaatgtgtgctttgcatagcatgcACTCCTTGAGCTTGATATAGCGTtaatgcctcaatcttctttgtcATAACAgtcaaggtagacataacttcgtcatctctacaacttcccccttgttttggattccccctcaccaaGGActaagagttagtggtcttgaccactttatcaagtaattcccgagcctcctcttgatttttggtcataaaagaacctcccgcagccgcatcaatagtctccttagtgtgcatgctcaacccattaGAGAAAGCATGGTACACCACCCatccatgatttgggcaacttcgaataattcctttaaagcgctcccaggcctcataaaatgattcaagatccttttgggcaaaggacatgatatccaccctaatttgcaccgccttgcccggaggaaagaattttgtcaagaattgctccgccatctcatcccaagtggtgataaaattgggaggcaaggacatcaatcatcgcttagccttgtccctcaaagaaaatgggaataacctcaacaataTAGCATCCTTGGAAGCTccattaatcccaaaagtagtgcacacatgcaagaaagagcgaagatgtacATTgagctcttcattaggaagaccatagaaattcattgagttagagataatgttgatgatagccgacttgatctcaaaattagtagcattgataggaggatagcggatgcttgaaggatttgtgtcccaagtaggcctagcacaatcctcaagagagcgaggatcaaattgcctaggagggccttcaacctcatcaccaccatttctatcattagcacctccaccattaccattgcctTCATTAACATTTACACCACCACCTagctcaccaacattcccccttccttgattatCTCTGacgccttccatttgattattaataagctcccgtctaagattgagAAGAATCCTTTCAATCTctaaatcaatagcaattaattctggattaagaaaacgtcttcccaagctcatacaagagaaagaattctgtagaaaaataaaaaccaattacgacaattgaaaacctaatttgacacaaaaaacaattgtcTCAATCCCCGGTAAcggtgccaaaaacttgatatggatttaattacaAACGCATAAattgcacaagtaataaagagacgagtaaattatcgttcccacgagaaTATGTtagcaatagaaatcaatgtcaaatcaagtaacaactatgtaaattggggaaaaggattcgtgattggttttgtttttaaactaaactaacgcAAAGagcaaaagagcaattaagtaatcacaaatctaatcaaagatgggaagcattagggtacttaatttcacctcacctatccaattcaactcccttggtcccttaatccctaattcatctctcaataatgacaatcgactttccaacctattcaatgttctattcctagatacatcaaatgttttttcaatataaatccctattATTCCTAGCAATCGGATTAGTATAtgaaaaacccattaagaactatggaaatcatttagcgattgcataagtcacaaacctagattcctatggttcatgcaccctatgtcatctatggcttgaggcaaaccctagatatctccttctggtctcaatctaggcaacaaagcatttagatggtgatcaagcatccaaaagcattaagcacacccatagacaatcaataagagagagaaatcatgaaataaggaaaccaagtttattgaatcttcaaggttttgttacattaagaccctagaaaagaaatctagccactcatagagtcaagatacatcatcaaacaatggaaatcaactataaaaactaagataaaagaggagagagaaaacccccttgtgaatcttcttcttctccaagctccaatggtggcctccaaggtagagaatgaaacTCAGCTCCATGAActtccccaaaaccctattttatgcccttttatactttcccaaactcttatgtcttTTCCCAAACAAGGTGGGgccgttttggcttaaaaacacgtgaattcgaaactttttcgtgaaactgcacatgctgtgaatagtaactccgatcgatcagGACACTCTTCCGATCGATCaaagttactattcacagcacgtgCAGTTTCGATCGAAAATGCAATCTGTCTCCACGAATTTAAggttgttttggcaggtccgattaATCGgaaatggctccgatcgatcagaaatcggttctggagttcaaatcttcattttgcactcttttcctccatttcttgccttgacacctacaatatgcaaatatagctttcttaggcaatatcaactcctaatcaactcaaaatgggatgaacttatgtgtaaaggatgcacaaatgtatgtatatatttggtacATCAAGCAACTTAGACAGGCAATTCAATGTTGAATTATTTGAATGAGTACAACAAAATATTGGTTGACTTACAGAACTTAGATGTCAAAATTCAAGATGAAGATAAAGTTTTACTACTTTTAAATTCGTTGCCTGTCTAGTGTGATCATTTAGTCACAAATACTCTGTATGGGAAAAAGGCtattaaaattgaagaaatttaCAATGCATTCAATAACAAcgagtaaaaaagaaaaacaagcagGTTCAAGAAAAAATAAGACCTTCAAAAGATGAATATGCCTATTGCAGACAGAAGGGGCGTTGGAAGAAAGATTGTCgaatttgaaaaacaatgagAAAAAGGATTCCAATGCCAATGTTGCACAAAACAGCAATGAAGATTCTAAAGCGTTTATTGGTTCAACACTAATTAGCAACGTTGATGAGTGGATTTGGGATTCTGGTTGCACCTATCATATGTGCTCTcataggttttcaaaatttgagaAATTAGATGGTGGAGCTATTTTTATGGGTAATGATTAGACTTTAAAACTGAAGGGAAAGGGAGTATCAGTTTGAGACTTCATAATAGAGTCACTAGAGTGCTGCACGATGTCAGGTGTGTCCCTAAGTTGAAGAAGAATCTTAATTTCTTGAGTCCTTGGGAGGCCAAGGGTTATGTAATCACTTTAGAGGGTGGAGCCTTAAAGGTGATTTTTGATTTACTAGTACTGATGAGATGAGTAGGAGAAACAAGGGCGGAACTGGGGGGGGACTGCACTGGGCTGTAGCCCagtgcagattttttttttttaaaaaaatatacttatacatatatatatacattaataCATAAATAGAGGCTAGGCCCATTAGTTATTCTCTTTCTTATTATACAAGTTATGAGTTAATAAACTAAGGCCCACTATCAATTTCTCTCCCAATTCTTAATAAACCAAGGCCCATGAATGATAACCCATGACCATCTAAGAAGTCCTTCAGCCCTTCACTGCTTCACAGTAACCTGATTATCCATATGCATATTATGTTCATTGTTTTGCCCATCGACTGCAACTAGCATTAGTGGCAGCAGCTAAGGAGATGCCTTGCATTTGACAATTCTTTTCACATTTGACTTCCGTTGTTAATCTTGTGGGTTCTTCTCCTAAACGCATTAGTGAGTTACAATCTACTCAACGGGATGAGATCACTCTCATGTTGGCTACTGGAGAAAGACAGTCTGGTAGAGGAGCTAATCAAATGAGTGCACTTCATCGAGCTGGAGCCACTCGTTGGAGCTCTCACTATGACTCTGTTAGGAGCTTGATAGAAATGTATGGTGCATCATGTAAAGTTCTTGAACATCTCAGTAACGATGGGGCAATTGGATCTATACGTGGGGAAGCTAGTGGTGTTTGTGCTGCAATTATGACCTTTGAGTTCATATTTCTCTTGCATTTGATTGATAAAATCATGGGAATCACAGATTTACTTTGCCAAGCTCTACAACGTAAATCCTTGGATATCTTGAATGCTTTGAGATTAGTTTCAACAACGAAAGCTCTCCTTTCCAGATTTAGACAAGATGAGTGGGATACATTTTTTGAGAAAGTGAAGTTATTTTGTACCAAACATGACATTGATATTCCTGATATGGGTGGTCGTTATAGAGTGCGTCGTTCATGTCAACGACAAGATCCTATTACAATCGAACACTATTATCACTTTGATGTCTTCAATGAGGTAATTGATTTTCAGTTGATGGAGTTAAATAGTAGATTCAACGAGAAATCAGTGGAACTTCTTACTCTAAGCTCTGCTTTGGATCCGAGTGATTCCTTCAAAGCATTTAAAATTGACGACATATGCAATCTTGCAAGCAAATTTTATACTCAAGATTTCAGTTCACAAGAAATCCATGCTTTGAGATGTGAGTTGGAGCATTATCAGTATGATGTAATACTTGATCCTGAGTTTCAAAGAGTTTCTACACTTTCTGAATTATGTCACAACTTAGTTACGTCAAGAAAGTCACATAACTATTATCTGACTGAGAGATTGATTCGTCTAGTATTAACTCTTCCTGTTTCGACGGCGACTACAGAACGGGCATTTTCAGCCATGAAGCATGTTAAGACAGCTCTCCGTAACAAAATGGATGACGAATTTCTTGCAGATTGCATGGTTCTTTACATTGAACGAGAACTTGCTGAGAAAGTCAATTTAGATTCTGTAATAGATGATTTTTATTCCTTGAAGTCTCGTCGGGCACAACTTCAATAGATATTATCTCATATTGTGTAAGGTATTTTGTTTCATCAACTTTAATTGTGTATTTATGCTAATGTTTTACGGTTATTTTATGCGTTAAATAGGTGTAATGTCATaaataactctaaaaaaaattccaggGGCGCTGCCCCTGGACCCCCATCAACTTCTAGTAGCCCCCCCAACTCCAATTCCTGGTTCCGCCCTTGAGGAGAAATAACTTTTATTTCCATAAAGGAGTGTAGTTATTGGTGGAATGGTTGTAGTGTCAACCAAAATAGTTAGAGATTGTTTAGATGCTTCTAGACTTTGGCATATGAGATAAGGGCATGCTAGTGAGAAAGCTTTGCATGGGCTTGTTAAGCAAGGTTTGCTCAAGGGTGCCAAGATTTGCAAACTGAATTTTTATGAACAATGTATATTAGGAAAACAGACTATAGTCAAATTtattacaacagtccatttaACGAAAATAATTATAAACTACATGCATAGTGATGTTTGGGGACCGATAGATTCCATCTTTGGGAGTTTTATGATGGTTTGCTACATTCATAGATGACTACTCACATAGAGTGTGTGTATTTTATGAATTAAAAGGGTGAAGTAATGGATATCTTTCTTAAGTGGATAAAATTAGTAGACACTCATACTAATGGTAAGATCAAGCGTTTGAGGTGAGATAATGTGAGTGAGTACACATTAGATCCATTTATGCAAATATCTCAGGATGAGGATATTGCTAGGCACTTCAAAGTGAGAGAGACTCTTCAACATAATAGGGGGCCGAATAGATGAATCGTAGTTAGGTTGAAAAGGTGCAGTGTATGTTGTCAAATGTAAAATTGGGCAAATTGTTTTGAGGTGAGGCAGTATGATATGCAAGTCGCCTTGTGAATTTTTTACCTATATCAGCTTTTGAAAGAAAGACACCAATGGAGGTATGGACTTATAAACCTGCTATTGATTATGATTCCTAGTGTGTTTGTAGTTGTGCTGCTTACTACTATGTGAAAGAACTCAAATTGGAACTTAGAGCCgagaaaataatatttcttgGCTTTAAAGATGGTGATAAGGGATTTTTTCTTTGGTGTCCAGAgtcaaagaaattttttttgagtaggGATGTGATATTTTCATGAGTTTTGAGATGTTGTCACAGAAGCAGTAGGTTGTTGTTAAGAAGAGTGAGGTTTCTATTATGGTGGAGGTTGAAACCTTGTTAATTGTAGATAGGCCAGATGATAGTATTAATAggttagatgatgatgatagttCTCACATCCCTCTAAGCAACAAGCAGAGTCGATTGCGTGAGTACACTCAGGAGGGAGATTAAGAAACTTGTGAGGTTTATTGATATGGCGGCTTATGCTCTTTTAGTTCTTGACAATAGAATTCTAGATGTGTATAGAAAGGCCATTTGAATACCAAAGAGTGATAGGTAAGAAGGCAATCGATGAAGAGATACAGTCTCtttacaaaaatcaaaattaggaTTTGGTGCCTCTTCCAAAGGGCAAAAAAGAAATTGGCTGTAGTGGATCTATGTAAAGAAAGAAGGGCCTATTGAGCATAAAGAGTGTGGTTCAAAGCTAGATTGGTAGCTAAAGGCTACGTTCAGAGAGAGGGTATTGACTACAAACATTGTCAAACTTTCATCTATTTGAATTTTGTTGGCTTTGGTAGCACAGTTTGATATTGAGTTGGCATATTTAGATGTGAATACTGTTTTCTTGCATGTTGATCTATAGAAAGAGATTTTTATGACTCAACCATATGGTTTCAAAGTGGCTGAAAAGGAGATTGGTGTTGGCAGATTAAAGAAGTCTTTATATGGTTTGAAGCGGACGTCTAGACAGTGGTATAAGAGGTTTGACAGCTTCATGATTGGGaaaaaatgcatcaaaaatAACTATGATCATTGTGTGTATTTTTATAGACTGGGTAACGATTCCTTCATTTACTTACTttctatgttgatgatgtttTGATAGCATATAAAAGCAAGGTAGAGATTTGTAAATTGGAGGCGTAGTTGAGTTCTGATTTGAGATGAAGGACCTTGGTAAGGCCAATAATATCTTGGTATAAAAGTTGTTAGGGACCGGATGAAGAGTATTGTTGAGCTCACGTAGAAGTAATGCTTGAACAAGGTGCTACAACGTTCTAGTATGGATTGCAAATCAAAACTTATAAGTACCCCCTTTGACTCCTCATTTAAAATTGATTGCTTTATTATCTCCACAAACAGAGGAGGAGATGGAATATATGAAACACATTCTTTATGCTAGTCTGGTTGGCAGTTTGATGTATGCTATGGTGTGTACTAAGCCGGACATTTCACATATCGTTAGTATGGTCAATAGGTATATGCATAATCCACGAAAAGTGCATTAGCATTCACCTAGGTGGATTTTACAATACATTTTGGTCgctataaatgttggtttgcaTTTTGAGAGGAATGATCAGATTGGACtgctattgattatttgttTACACTTGCAAGAGTACTTTTTGTCGGAGATCGACTTTGTAGTCCACTGTTGCATTATATATAATTGAGGCTAAATATAAGACAGTGATTGAAGATATTAAGGAGGCCATTTTTTTTGTAGGTTTTAGTAAAAGAATTGAGGATTTTTCAATAGAAGATCTAGGTACATTGTGACAGTCAGAGTACGATCTACTTGACGAAGAATTAAGTTCACCATGCTTTTACAAAGTATATTGATGTTCACTTTCATTTTATCAGTTAAATTTTGAATGAAGGCAATATTTGTTTAGTGAAGATGGGTACTACTGATAACCACTTAGATATGCCAACGAAGTTGGTGATTAGGGTGAAGTTTCAATATTGTTTGGACTTGATCCATTTGCAGTAGGCTTGAGCACCTTTGGGTGGATGGCAATGTGGTGTTGATTGGAGgcatgatatttgtttgattggAGTTGATTATTGTTTGTTGGCATTTTGATTGTCTTGTTTCCCATATTCTCATTGAGGTGGAATTTGTTTGTAGCAATTCAGTAGGTGGCTCGTTTTCACCACGGTAGAGATTTGTGGTAATATTGGTGAATAAAGAGCACTAGAAAGAGAGACATTCGAGTGAAAattctagggctcaaatgactATGGCTGTGTTGCAACAATTAGAGACAAAGTGTTTGTCACTTGAGCAATTTTCCCAATCGATTGAATgactttggtctattcacgaTTTTAGTTAAAAATAAGTCGCGAAAAATATTGAGGATTGAGTTGTAAACAACTTGGGGAGAGTCGAAAACCCAAACGGAGTGAGAAAGAGCTTGAGAGAGAGTTCAATCCTTGTAATTAGTGATTTTCTCATTTGTAATCTTCTCCAATATAGTGAATACTCG is from Tripterygium wilfordii isolate XIE 37 chromosome 14, ASM1340144v1, whole genome shotgun sequence and encodes:
- the LOC120014198 gene encoding uncharacterized protein LOC120014198, with amino-acid sequence MLATGERQSGRGANQMSALHRAGATRWSSHYDSVRSLIEMYGASCKVLEHLSNDGAIGSIRGEASGVCAAIMTFEFIFLLHLIDKIMGITDLLCQALQRKSLDILNALRLVSTTKALLSRFRQDEWDTFFEKVKLFCTKHDIDIPDMGGRYRVRRSCQRQDPITIEHYYHFDVFNEVIDFQLMELNSRFNEKSVELLTLSSALDPSDSFKAFKIDDICNLASKFYTQDFSSQEIHALRCELEHYQYDVILDPEFQRVSTLSELCHNLVTSRKSHNYYLTERLIRLVLTLPVSTATTERAFSAMKHVKTALRNKMDDEFLADCMVLYIERELAEKVNLDSVIDDFYSLKSRRAQLQ